Genomic segment of Sodaliphilus pleomorphus:
GGAAAGTATAACCGCAATGCTTTTGTTGATGCCCGTATCACTTATACCCCAACTAAGCGTCTTGAACTTGGAGCAATACTCTCCAACGCCTTCAACCGGAGGCAATATATAGAAGCGTCTTATACAGGACTCAACTATCAATATTATTCAGTTCCGCTGCGTGGACGTGAATTTCTTTTCTGTGTAAAATTCAATCTGTAGCTATTGATGTCCACCAAATGTTTTTTTGTAGATTCCAAAACGAAGTGCAACATTGAGGAGGCTACATTAGTGTAGATTCAATGGAAAGCGTTGACTTTGCCCCGTGAATCGAAGAGGAGGCGAGCTCTGCTGAGGAGCACCTCGACCAAGCAATAGATTCAACCGCCATGCTGAAATCGTGGAAACAGACGGGGATGTCGTAAGGCAGCTCCGCTTTTATGATTTTAGAAGGCGGTCATGGCTAAGATTTGCAAGGCCCTGGAATGCACTGTCTATTTCGCTGGTCCTTACTGCTCAGGACAAAAGGGCGCGATTGAAAACGCAAACAAGATGCTCAGAGAATACTTCCCTAAAGGCACTGACTTCAAGACCTGTCACTCAAGAACAACTCAATAGCGCACAATATCAAATCAACGAAAGACCAAGGAAGAAATTAGGCTTTTCAACTCCCAAAATTGTGTTCTTCCGAAAGATTACCGAATTTTGCACTTGCCGCTTGACTCTACACTAATGAGATTTGTTGATAACTCTTGCATATGTCAAAAATTTTAACGAAATTTGTAAACAAGTTGTACATGTTGTGATTTGAGTTTAATGATTTATCCACCAATAGATTACTAGGAATCAGCGATATGCGAAACTTTTTAAACATCATTTTATTAACTTTCTAATTAAGCTAACGGGTTATGGAAAAATGTACAGTTTCAAAAGGCTTGATACTGAAAGACATTATTCAATATGATGATCATTCAGTAGAGTTTCATCACCAAAAACTTCAATCTCCCATTTCACTTTCTCCTTTCGGATGGAGAGGTTTTATTGCTCAAGAAGATAGTGAAGTTATTTTTGACAAAGATCTTCACTTTTTTGTGAATACAGGGAAGATTTTGGGAAAGAAAACGCTGTATTTGTTACATTCAGACAAATATGAGACTTTGCCAACTACAGAACAGGAACTCTCAAGCGATGACAAGGATGACTTCACATACATGCAATTGGGAGATAATACAAATGAAGATATTGAGCCAGATGAAGAGCCAGAGGCTCTTGAAGTGGGAGAATCTTCTATTAAAGATACAGATGTTGACTATGACGCGGACTTGTATCTGAAGCCAGATATCATTCAGTTACGTCTTAAAAATGTGCACATTGAACGCATTTTGTCTTTCTTAAAGGATTCGCCAAGTATTGAAATGAATACGGCTAAAGTTGGACCGAAATTCTTCAGTCTCAATCAACAGCTTTTGGCTTATGATGATGATTGGGCCCTACACGTCAGGAATCGTTCAAAAATAGACAGCACTCCAATTCACCACATGACATTCTTTTTAGAGAAAAAACCGTTCCTACCGTTCATAGGAGAAAATGGTTTGTATTGCGGTTATCATCGACAGATAAATATCACGGGCATATCAAAATCTGTAATTAATGAATTTCGGGAATGGTGCCGTAAACGTGCCCCACGTCTAACCTCTAAAGGTGATAACTACCAGTCTTCAGTCAAAGCTAATCCTTTCAATCTGTTCCGCTGGATTCATCCTGATCAATTATCTATTACTGATGAAGCCTTGGTTTATACCAGAAAGACTTTACGTCGTAACGAAATGATCTATCTTCCATTCAAGCGTATCTCCGTTTTCCTGTCATCAAAAGGCTTGTTAACCAAGAAATTTGAAGTGTATGGGGAGCAAAATATCATTCCAAAATATTCTTTTTCTAGTTCCAATGTCTCTGCCATCAAAAAAGCGATGGAGGAACATCATGTTAATACTGCTGTAGGTCGTTCATGGCATGCTTCTTTCTTATTCTTCAAGAACTGGTTTGGCAGGGCTCCTCGTATCCTTAAGGTTGATGAAAGATTAATTTTCTATCCAAAACGTTTAAAATCAGAGATGAAGAATTTTTACGGTATGACTACTCGGGTATCTGCTCTTAATAAAATGGAAATTGAGAAAGTAATATGGTATAAAACTATTTTTAATCCCTTCGGTACGATTGTAATCAAAGGTACTCCTGCAAACATACGTAATGATCAAAGGGAAAAAACAGCAATAATGATTGTGCCAAATTTGTCTATGTTTTGCTACGGTTCATTGCGTGATTTCTTGAAAGAATCCAATGCTGAATTTAAACGAAAACACAAAAAATATAAGTTTAAATAATCCTGTATTATTGCTGTTCGCTAAAAGTTGAGCATTGACAATCTATTTGTCCGCGGTACCAATAAATGTGATAGTGAGACGGTTCAATTACCCCGTCAACTTTTCAAAGGAATAAGACTGACAAAACAGCCAACCTAAATCAGGCAAGCCATAATAGTTTGTCCTGATTTTTGTTTACTTTATTCTAAACTCATTTAAGGACAATTCAATGAGCCTAGCAAAGTAGCCGAAAAGGTTGAACCAGCCAAGAAAGCCACACGCAAGGGCAAAAACCGCCCACCGAGAGAGAGCGAGCGCACCCCCAAAAAGGTGTGCTCGCCTTGTCTTTTTCCACGAAACCGAAACTGCTTACCTTCGCACCAAGAAACCAAACGGCAACGAATATGGCAGCAACCCTACAATCACAACTGGAGAGCTTGATGTTTTCCTCGCAAATTCCCGACATCGTGATCGGCACCAGTGACGACAACGAGGTCGAGGTGTGTCTCGACTGCCGGGACCACACCATTTTCTCGGCACTGCATTTCCCATACGAACGCAGCGTGAAGATACACGACCTGCACTTGGTAATCGAGTATTACCTACGCGACCGCAGCATCTCGCTCGATGAGTTTCAGTTGCGATCCGCCACGAACGGAACGCAACAGATTCTCGCCACCTTCCAAGTGCTTTATCTCGAGCAGCACTTCACTGGCGACATCGGGGAGTTCCTGAGGAACAATTTCCTCACCACCATGGCGGCGAAACTCACCTCGCCAAAGGCTACGGAGTTCCTGCATTTCTTCATCGAAGCGAATGCCCAGGAAGAGATCACCTACCAGGTGGTGGCAAGTGTGTATGGCGGTGAACCGCGCATCTACACCTTGCGTGAGGAATGCGGGGTCAGCGGCTCCAACCGCATCAAGACGGTGCAGCTGACCTGCGAGATGCTGACTGGCATTGTCGAGAGTCCTGCCCACGGCAGACCACGCGAGGCCATCACCCTGCACGCCTACAGCGTGCATGCCGGGCAACGTGCCTTCACATTCTATGTGCAGGATCACGAGCCGCCGCTCTCGCTCTACTTCCGCAATGCCTTCAATGTCTATGAGCGTTGCGACCTGCAAGCAGTCACCACGCACAAGCCGAAATCTGACCGCTCAATAGCCGTCACACATCGGCTCTCCACGTTCTACAACCAGCAGAACGAGAAGCAGTACGAGGTCGAGACCGCTGGACTTACCATGGAGCAAGCCCGGTGGATTGAGCAGCTGTTCTACTCCCACGATGTGCGCATAGCGACCAGGCGCACTGACTTCTCGGAGGATGATTTCGAAAACTACAATCCGCAGTACATGCCAATTGTCCTCATCACCGACTTCACCTGCGAAATCCACGACGAGGAAGGTGAGCTCAACACTGTTAAGTTCACCTACCAGTACCAAGACAGGCGAACCTATCTTCCTACTGATTACCTCTCGGTCGACCACGACAGAATTTTCACCGCTCCTTTCAACCCCACATATAACTGACATGGCACAATCCATCCACATAACCACCCTGCGAAAGATGCTCAAGGCAGGTGACCCCGTCGACATCAAGCTGTGGACAAAAAGCGGTGAAATCCAGGAATGGCGGAACTGCGTGCCGCTTCGCTATAATTTCTATCAAGGCACACGCCAGATGAAATTGCTTGACAGCCGGCAGATCCGCCATGTGCGGGATGTCTGCATCTTCGAGATCAACGGCATACCTGTGCATCTATAATATTTCTGTAGATTCCAAAACGAAGTGCAACATTGAGGAGGCTACATTAGTGTAGATTCAATGCAAAGCGTTGACTTTGCCCCGTGAATCGAAGAGGAGACGAGCACTGGCTGAGGAGCGACTCGACCAAGCAATAGATTCAACCGCCATGATGAAATCGTGGAAACAGACGGGGATGCCGTAAGGCAGCTCCGTTTTTATGATTTTAGAAGGCGGTCATGGCTAAGATTTGCAAGGCCCTGGAATGCACTGTATATTTCGCTGGTCCTTACTGCTCAGGACAAAAGGGCGCGATTGAAAACGCAAACAAGATGCTCAGAGAATACTTCCCTAAAGGCACTGACTTCAAGACCTGTCACTCAAGAACAACTCAATAGAGCACAATATCAAATCAACGAAAGACCAAGGAAGAAATTAGGCTTTTCAACTCCCAAAATTGTGTTCTTCGGAAAAATTAGCTAATTTTGCACTTGCCACTTGACTCTACAGTTTTTCCAGATATAGTTATATTTTATGATATTCGTTGAATAACTAAAGCGAAAGAAGTCTTCTCTATAAATTTTCCAATGGCATGACAACTATTCAAAGGACATGGGTTGAGTTGGGGGGCTGTAAAATGCTTAGCTTGTAAAAAATAATACATGACATACCCTTTAATATCAGAATATGTAGAGGCGGTGAGGAATGCGGAGGACAACTTCGATAAGCTGCGCAATCTCCGGCCTGTGACCGATGACAATGGCGATCCTGTGATGACCGGCGGTAACTTTGCCGTGGTGTTCAAGATGCGGGATGAGAAGAATGACAAGCTCTATGCCGTGAAGTGCTTTCTCAAAGACCAGCCGAACCGTGCGGAAAACTACCGGATGATAGCTGAGGAACTGGAATATGTCTCTTCGAGTTTCCTCACCAAGTTTCAGTATTTGGACAATGAGCTGTTCGTCGACGCTGCCCATGCTGATGGCGAGGAGTTCCCCGTCCTGCTGATGGACTGGGTGGAGGGCACCAACCTCGACCTGTATATCCGTCAGCATCTCCACGACAGCTATCAGTTGCATCTGCTTGCCTACCAGTTCAGCCGTCTCGCCCTGTGGCTGATGCCGCAGCCATTTGCCCACGGCGACTTAAAGCCAGACAACATCATGGTGAGAGAGGACGGTACGTTGGTGCTGATTGATTATGACGGCATGTTCGTTCCGGCAATGAAGGGACAGAAGGCGCGGGAGATGGGCAGTCCGGACTTCCGCCACCCCGCACGCACGGAAGAAACCTTCAACGAGCATATTGACGACTTCTCACTTGCCTCCATTCTGCTTTCTCTCAGGGTGATCGCCGAAGAGCCTGCCTTGCTTGAGAAGTACGGCGCTGCCGACCGTCTTCTCTTCTCAGAAAAAGACTATAGGGCCATTCATGACTGTCAACTTTTAAAGGACATCTTCCCTTCTGAGTGCCCAGAGGTGAACACCCTTGTGGGACTGTTCATCATCGCCCTTACTCAATCCGATTTGTCGAATGTCTCCTTCCGCCTGCTGTCGTTGGAGCGACCGAAAGAACCGGAGATTGAAATCATCAGCACGGAAGTTACGGAAGAAGATAAGAAGGACGCATGGACAGATGAGTTTGGCGTGAAATATTCCAAAGATGGGAAGAAGCTATTAAAAAGCACTAATAGCTACTTAACGAATTATACGATTAGGCAAGGAACAAGGAGCATTTGCAACGGTGCGTTTTCATGGTGCACATCCTTGCAGTCCGTCACCATCCCCGACTCCGTGACCAGCATTGGCAACAGTGCGTTTTCAAGTTGCGACTCCTTGCAGTCTGTCAACATCCCCAACTCCGTGACCAGCATTGGCGACCGTGCGTTTGCGGTTTGCGATTCCTTGCAGTCCGTCACCATCCCCGACTCCGTGACCAGCATTGGCGACTGGGCGTTTGCGGGTTGCTCATCCTTGCAGTCCGTCACCATCCCCGACTCCGTGACCAGCATTAGCGACCGTGCGTTTATGGGTTGCTCATCCTTGCAGTCCGTCACCATCCCCGACTCAGTGACCAGCATAGGCAACAGCGCGTTTTCGTATTGCAAATCCTTGCAGTCCGTCACCATCCCCGACTCCGTGACCAGCATTGGCAACAGTGCGTTTGAGAATTGCTCATCCTTGCAGTCCGTCATCATCTCCGACTCCGTGACCAGCATTGGCAACCTTGCGTTTTCGTATTGCGACTCCTTGTAGTCCGTCACCATCCCCGACTCCGTGACCAGCATTGGCGACAATGTGTTTGATGGTTGCTTTTCCTTACTTTTCATCATTATATCTCGCAAAACATACGACAGATTGAAAGACAGATTGAAATACTATTACTATTTTTCAAAAATCAAATTCACCGACTAACATGATAATCATCGAATCAAAATGAAGGAAGACTAAGATTCCTCTTGTAGAGATGGTCACAATTTTTATTGCAGCTATTATTTTCAAAATAGTTT
This window contains:
- a CDS encoding leucine-rich repeat protein is translated as MRDEKNDKLYAVKCFLKDQPNRAENYRMIAEELEYVSSSFLTKFQYLDNELFVDAAHADGEEFPVLLMDWVEGTNLDLYIRQHLHDSYQLHLLAYQFSRLALWLMPQPFAHGDLKPDNIMVREDGTLVLIDYDGMFVPAMKGQKAREMGSPDFRHPARTEETFNEHIDDFSLASILLSLRVIAEEPALLEKYGAADRLLFSEKDYRAIHDCQLLKDIFPSECPEVNTLVGLFIIALTQSDLSNVSFRLLSLERPKEPEIEIISTEVTEEDKKDAWTDEFGVKYSKDGKKLLKSTNSYLTNYTIRQGTRSICNGAFSWCTSLQSVTIPDSVTSIGNSAFSSCDSLQSVNIPNSVTSIGDRAFAVCDSLQSVTIPDSVTSIGDWAFAGCSSLQSVTIPDSVTSISDRAFMGCSSLQSVTIPDSVTSIGNSAFSYCKSLQSVTIPDSVTSIGNSAFENCSSLQSVIISDSVTSIGNLAFSYCDSL